cctagagcctactatacagagtgaagtgagtcagaagagaaagataaatatcgtattctaacacatatatacggaatatagaaaaatggtactgaagaatttatttacagggcagcaatggagaaacaaacatagagaatagacttatggacatggggagaggggaggagagggtgagatgtatgaaaagagtaacatggaaacttacattaccatatgtaaaatagatagccaacaggaattggctgtatggctcaggaaactcaaacaggggctctgtatcaacctagaggggtgggatggggagggagatgggagggaggttcaaaagggaggggacatatgtaaacctatggctgattcatgttgaagtttgacagaaaacaacaaaagtctgcaaagcaattatcctttaattaaaaaaaaaaattcacctgtcaTTGTCAGGGGACCAGGATTCAactcctggtttgggaagattccacatactgcagagtaactaagcccttgcaccctagagcccctgctctgcaacaagagaagccagcacaaggAGAAGCCTGCCCACTACTAGAGAGTAGCCTTTGCTCACCACAACTTGagaagacccccccccccccacgcacAGACATGAAGACTgtactgccaaaaaaaaaaaaaaaaagcactttctctttttttgcttttttaattctaGCAAGAGTCCTTGTCCCTTCCTTCTGTCACATATCAggtagtggtttttttttttttttttttttttaacatcaagtAGGTTTTAAGCCTGTTCTGTGCCTCGTGCTATAGGAGACACTGTGGAATGGTGAGGTGAACAGGACAGGCACAGATTCTACTGTCCAGAAGGAAGCACCAAGCCCGTGTGTCCATGACACatggtgggagagagagaaggtgtgAAGAACGTCAGTGCAAAGCCTAGTGTGGTCATCCCAGACTTGGTGGGTGTGGGCTTCATCAGCGAGGACCACTTTGGGCTACACGCCATACTGGTTTGGGGAAGGAGTAGAACGCCAACTTCTTCAAAACTCGTCATACCCCCCTTTCCGAGTCCCCACCACTGGAGGGGAagcacccccgccccaccctttTGCCAGAATCCCCTCCTCTTCAGCAGTTCATTCCCGCTTCCCAAGTCCAGAGCCTATTTGCTCAGTTTGGGAAAGTCCCAGGtctccttcctccagcctggGGGTATGGAGCTGGTGTCAGTCACTGCGGTCATGTGCCTGTGGCCTCAGAAGAAGGCTCTAGTCTCAGGGGTCCTGCCCACCTCCCTTGGACCTTATCTTCCTCACCATCTGTCCCTTTTTTTCTCCTCACCAACGGAACCCCCTGCCCTCTCTTATTCAGCCGTTTAATTGCAAAAGCAGGCCGTTTGTGGGAGACCACAAGGCGGCGACCCCTTTCATTTAccggctggggtgggggtgggagggagctaAAGGACAAGCTGCAACGAGAGGAACAATACTAGGAGCCACAGCCTATCGTCACATCTTTTGAGCCGTCAGGGCTTCCTTCCCTTTGTCCCAGTACATCCCTAAAAGCTTGGAAAGCATTTCTGCCGGGCAGCAACTGGCCGGGGTCGCACCTCCTGGCCTTTCAAGAGATCCTGTGATTTCAGAGAGGCTGAATGACTTGCCCCAGCTCACACAGAAGCAGTCTGACAGGCTGCCAGGTCACTACGGGGGCCGTACGGAGTAGAGAACAGGCACTCTCCCCGCAGGCCCGCACGGCTCCGGCGCCGGGAGGAATTGAGGAAGTGAAGCCCCAGGGCTCGGTGCCCTCTGCCCCATCTTGGCGggaggggggcggagggggggcgggggggaggaggggaggacgggaagaggaatgggaagaaagagaaaggaaaggtggGAATGGTGAGGTTCTCCAAACTCAGAGTAGAAAGACGCTAGGAAAACCTTGTCCACTCATCCCTGTAGAAGGGTTGAGCGGAGTCTAGAATGGAGCCGGACTCTAGTTGCACGGAACACCCCAGCTCGCGCGTGTTCTTTAAACGCCTAGATCCCGAACTCTGCGCGCGGGtgagggcggggctgggccgAGGTCTGGTCACATGACCTGGCCTGAGGGGCTCGAGGCCCCCACTTCACCGGTGGGCGTCCCCCACAACGCGTGGTCGACCTTCATTGGCCAGTGGTGCGGCCAATAGAAATCGGCCATCTGGGAACCCAGCGTTCCGAGGCACAGCCTAACATGCTGAGCCCAGAAGGGTCCAATGGAAAGGCAGGGCTGTGGCCACAGACCAATGATAAAGTGAGGGAGGCGGGCCAAGAGGCCGGACCAGGCTCGTTTGAGAGCAGGCGGAGTATAAAAGGGCACGGCCGGCGGCGGCGTCCGTCCCCACTGCAGAGCTGCTGCCGGACGAGCGACTTAAAGGGCCCGCGCGCCACCGCCCCCTCGGCCCGCCATGCTGCTACCCGTTCCGCTGCTGCTCGGCCTTCTCGGCCTTGCCGCCGCTGACCCCACCGTTTACTTCAAGGAGCAGTTTCTGGACGGAGGTAACGGCTAGTCCCGCTCGAGATCGTCCTAACGACGCGGCTGGCCCCCCGGCCCATATCTGCGTGTTGCTTGTAATTACTGTTTAGAGGGCCAACACGGTTTCCTTCAGGGACTGGAGCCGCAGGCGAGCCTTCCTTCGGCGTCCCTGGGGAGCGTGGAGGGAGCAGCGGCTTTCCGAGGCGGGAGTTAGGGTTTGCCCGAGGATCTTTTAAGTCACCAGAGATGTCAGACTAGAGGTTGGGGTGGGGACagtctggggggaggggggaatctTCTTCCTTGGTCCCAGCAATTTGTGGCTGGGAGGTTTGGTGGGGGGTTGATCACCGCCGCGCTTACCTGCCTCTTTGGTCGTCTAGACGGGTGGACCGAGCGCTGGATCGAATCCAAACACAAACCGGATTTTGGCAAATTCGTTCTCAGTTCCGGCAAGTTCTATGGTGACCAGGAGAAAGATAAAGGTAAGAACTTAGGAGTAGGTGTTAAGATCCAGGAGGACAGAGTTTCGGTATTCCTAGGAGTAGAGCAGGTGGAGGAAGAGGGGACTGGTCTGTATTTTACATCCTTAGGGTTCCCCGGGGGATTGGTGCTGAGCCCTGATCTGACTATAGTGTCTTGGTAGGTCTGCAGACTAGCCAGGATGCCCGGTTCTATGCTCTGTCGGCGAGATTCGAGCCCTTCAGCAACAAGGGTCAGACGCTGGTGGTGCAGTTCACGGTGAAACACGAGCAGAACATCGACTGTGGGGGCGGCTATGTGAAGCTGTTTCCAGCTGGTTTGGACCAGACAGACATGCACGGAGACTCCGAATACAACATCATGTTTGGTGAGGGGACCCCACCCTAGTGCTGGTTTTTGGTCACTTAGAGGGAGTTTGAAACCCCGAGAGTTCTTTATAGCCCGTGAACGGTGGTCTTGAGAACATAGAAAACACTTAAACGCTTAGACATTTCTTTGACAGGGAAGGTGAGGAAATAGTTCGAAACGACTTACTGCATTTTTATCATCAGTTTAAGACTAATTCGTGCAGTTTTACTGTATAGGCACTTCCTGTTCCTAGTTGTGCAAGTGAAGATACTGAGTTGTGGAGCActgatttgtttttgcttttttcccccaagtgtCCACCCCCCAGTTCCTTAGAAGCtctgaattctgttttttttcagcTTGACAGTCCTGAGTTTAAGAACCAAGTTGTCTTTTTGTaaaggggtgggcaggggcttGTAATGGTGGACAGACTGTACTGACCAGATCTGCTTCTCATCAAGGTCCGGACATCTGTGGCCCCGGTACCAAGAAGGTTCATGTCATCTTCAACTACAAGGGCAAGAATGTGCTGATCAACAAGGATATCCGCTGCAAGGTGTGCATTGGGGGTGGTGACAAATGGCTGTGAGGGGAGGCCTCGATCCCAGGCTGGTGGGCGGGGCCCCTCATCTTCCATTCTCTTCAGGACGATGAATTCACCCACCTGTACACGCTGATTGTGCGGCCTGATAATACCTATGAGGTGAAGATTGACAACAGCCAGGTGGAGTCAGGCTCTTTGGAGGACGATTGGGATTTCTTGCCACCCAAGAAGATAAAGGATCCTGATGCCGATAAGCCTGAAGACTGGGACGATCGCGCCAAGATCGATGACCCCACAGACTCCAAGCCTGAGGTTGGTGCTTGGGTAGGGGCTCCCCATCATGGAGGGTGTGGAGGACAGCTGGGCCTACTCTGACCTCCTAATGTATCCTCAGGACTGGGACAAGCCTGAGCACATTCctgaccctgatgctaagaaaccCGAGGACTGGGATGAAGAGATGGACGGAGAGTGGGAACCACCTGTTATTCAGAACCCAGAGTACAAGGTGAGCTTGGCACTCTTGAGTAGGGTGGTGCACAATGGGGAAGGCACTGATCTTTGCTCAGCCATCAGTTTACTTCTGCAGGGGGAGTGGAAGCCCAGGCAGATCGACAACCCAGATTACAAGGGCATTTGGATCCACCCAGAGATTGACAACCCTGAGTATTCCCCTGACAGCAACATATATGCCTATGAAAACTTCGCTGTTCTAGGCTTGGATCTTTGGCAGGTGAGACGTGGAGGGAAGAGGTGGCTCCCTTGGGGACCTCAGGTGCTCAGGGTCAACCCAGGAGAAAAGGGGACAAGGGTGGGCAGACTCCAAAATGGTGTGTGCCCCACCGCCCCCAGCCTTTTTAAGAAGTTACTGGTTTGTCATTACCGGGTTCTTACAGCACACGCTTTGGCTTGTACTTAATATGTTCCAGGTACTACTTCCCATGTATCTCTGTGGGAACTAACTCACTTAATTGCACCCCACAGCCTAGAAAGGCAGGTACATAACCCCATTAGAACTTAGCTTCACAGGGACTGAATTTTTGTCCTTTTTGCCAACATACTTTCTGCATCTAGCATGCTGCTTGGCACATAGAATGTACTagaaaaatagtttaaagaagagaatgagaccccgttttatagatgaagagactgaggtgcAAAGAGGTGAAGTCACCAGCTCGAGGTCATAtatagtaaatggcagagctggggtttgaatccAGGCAGCCTGTTTTTCAACTGTAATGTTAGACTGTACTATTGTGTAGTGGTTATGTGAGCATGGGCAGGAGACCATTTCAAGGCCAAGGCCAACAGGTATCCCTTCTGACCACCCATTCTGGCCCTATACAGGTCAAGTCTGGCACCATCTTTGACAACTTCCTCATCACCAACGATGAGGCGTATGCTGAGGAGTTTGGCAACGAGACGTGGGGTGTTACAAAGGTGAGACCAAGGTCCAGCCTGGgtttgggggtgggcagggcgggCAGGGGATTCCAGgcctgaggggtgtgtgtgtggtttgtacACAGGCAGCAGAAAAGCAAATGAAGGACAAGCAGGATGAAGAACAGAGGctaaaggaagaggaggaggagaagaaaggcaaggaggaggaagaggcagacAAAGATGATGACGAGGACAAGGATGAGGATGAGGAGGATGaagatgagaaggaagaggaggaagaagaagatgcTGCCGCTGGCCAGGCCAAGGATGAGCTGTAGGGGCCACCTCTGCTTCCAGGGCTGGACTGAGGCCTGAGCGCTCCTGCCGCAGAGCCGGCCGCGCCAAATAATGTCTCTATGAGACTGgagaactttcatttttttccaggcGGGTTCCAATTTGGGGTGGATTTTGTTTttggctcccccctcccccccttttaaaatttatttttcttttttttttactggcatTTTGTCTCTGATTCTCCTATAGCCCTCACCCCTGGCCTTCATCTGTCCTGATTGAcatctttgctttcttctgtctccttcactcCAGATCCCTAAGTTCCCTTCCAGCTTGGGGACTAAGGGTGGGATGTGGTGTGGAGGAGAAGCCCCAGGCCCAAAGTTCCATCTGTTCTCCTTCCTGGATCCCAGAGGGTGGggtaggagaagagggtggcatccccagcaccccccccccaGCACTGAGGAAGAACGAGGCTCCTAAGGCCTTAGCTCTGatcccttcccctttctccctgcccccaggactgGGCCACTTTTGAGTGGGGCGGTGGGTTCTAGCTCAGCTCATGCTGAGAATGTAAGAGCTACAAACaaaatttctattaaattaaGTTTTGTGTcttcctcctgtgtctcctgggagAGGTAATTGTTTAGTGAGATTTGTTTTTTAGCCACTAGAATTGTTGGCTGAATGTCCCCATAAGGTTACAGGAGCCCTTGTTTACCTCCAGAGCCTCAGGTGAATGAGAAAGAGTAACCATTTCCAGTGCCATTACAAATACACACCACTTACTAGCTCGTGGAGTCTTTTCATCAAACTGGTGAGTTTTGGTTCTAGTATCAGTTGAGTTTGAGACATTTAGGAAGAGGTGGGGTTTGAACCCACACCTTAGCCACCAATTCATGTGAACTCTTAAGACATTGAACTGCATACACATCTCTTGCTGATAAAGGAGCAAGACTACAACAGCTATTAGttttaaacacattttctgaTTACTAGCCAGTGTTAAAAGCTATTAATTCCTTTTATAGTCAAGGAAATAGGTTCAGAGATGTTCTATACCCCAGTGGCCTTCAGTGGCCAAGTCAGGGTTTGAACCTCTTGAAGGGAAAGAGGTGGCCCCAAGGGGAGGGAGTGAAAGTGTCAGAAGAGCCTGTGGGCCTGTAAGGTTGGCATAGGCCCACTTTGTTGCGCCCCACAAGGCTGCCATTAATGTGCAGTGGATGGTTGGGAACTGATGTCCCTTATCtgcaggagagagggaagaaagaattccTTCACCCTGGTGTCAGCTAGGCTTGTGAAAGCTTACTAGCACAGGATATGCTGTGAAGGAAGAAGCTGCAGGACTTGGTAATAGTTGGGTAAGGAATGAGGTGGCAGGCCCCGGCCTGGTGTTTTCTCAGATGTGAATGGTAAGAAGAGCTGGTTAGGTGGCAGGTAATGGTCAGTTCAGGATAGGGGTAGGTGGAAAGTCCACCCACTAAATAGAAGATAAGTACATCACCTCCATCCTGTCTGCCAAAGCACCTTCAGCTTTGGCTAACCAACTCTTCCACTCCTTGTTCCATGGGTAGGACTCCTTCGAGTGTCTTGGGGCCTAGCCCCACCCTTCTGGGAGGCCTCCAGAATTGGTATATCCGGTGTCAGTTTAAGGAGAGAACTGTGTGTTCAGTGTAGGGAAACTGAACGTTACATTTTCCTCAAGTACTCAGATGGAGTACTTGATGGAGTCAGATGGAGATAGTTGGGTGAACAAAGTGATCAGGGGGAGGAGCAGTAGACAGGTAGGGAGACCCAAGAGCTAGAACTGTTAAAATTCATTCCAAAAATCCAGCTTTTCCCTTAGGATTAATGAGGCCACAGAATGGCCTTGTGTCCCCACTTCCGTGGCAAATTTCCGTGTTTAACTGTTGGTGACCTTTCAAGTATCCTTTCTAGTTCTTTCAGGGCTTGATAGGCTTCCTGTCAGGTGGTCAGACCAGAGTAAGTCTCATTTGGAACGAGCAAAAAGACATGAAGATTTtgtggaagaaatgaaaatttagcaAGTACATTGCTTGTTAAACGTCAACAAACTCATGGGCGTGAAACTGGGGGTCTCGGAGCCATTTTGTGGCCTATGACGTCACCACTAACGGGCATGGCGTCACTCGCAGGAAACCTCTTGATGGTAGAGCAAGAAGTCCCCCCCCCCTCACGGAATAGAATTCAGTCTGCGCATGCTTTGCTCGAGGCTGCGCTCGTGCGCATGCCCACGATGGCCAAGGGGGCGCGCTCAGGTCACGTGTTGTGGTGGTCGGCGCGCGCACTGCCTGCCCCGGAAGCTGTCGGCGTGCGGCGCGGCTGGGCGCTAAGATGGCGGCGGCGTGAGTTGCATGTCGTGTGAGGATTCCGGGGCCGCCGTGTCGCTCGGGTCCCACCATGGCCGTCACGATCACGCTTAAAACACTGCAGCAGCAGACCTTCAAGATCCGCATGGAGCCTGATGAGACGGTGCGAGCCAGGCCGGAGCTCCGGAGCGGGAGCGACGGGTGcagcgggtggggtgggggcggggaggccggGATCCCGACGAGAGAGGCGGGGAAGACGGCGCAGGGTCGCGCCCTGCCCATTCTCCCCACGGGCCTGACTTTCCCAGATACCCTGATGATTCCCGGCTCTGCCCCTGGTGGCTCGGGCAGCGCTCTTGGGTCGATCTCCAGGCGAGGCCCCACCTCCGGGGCGCCCGCCAGGTCCTGGCTCTAATGTCAGCGCCCTCGCGGGGCGCTGGATCCGCAGGCTCAGATTCCCGGCCGGGCTGCTTTCTCTGGAATGGGTCCTCCGAGTTCCTACCTTTGTAGGCTTTTCCTCGGGACCTTGGTGGCCAAATCTGGGAGTAGTGATCAGGAGATGCCGGGTGATGACAGCaactatgatgatgatgataataaacgGTCTGAGTTTCAGTGGTCCGTGTTTGTTTTTCACCAGTCGCTGAGCGTTTTCATGATGTTTTACTAATTCTGCAAAGTAGGCTTGTCATTTGGGCACTCTTGAGTGTCCTCACTTAACAGATGTGGAAACTTGGAGCTTGAAGAACTTTGCTATAGTCGCATATGCATACAGCAAGGCGTGGCGGAGCTGATTTCAATTCGGATTTGCCTCAAGTGAGAGCCCACAGTCTAAACATGATGCTGTGTTTTTGGCCAGAAAGAGACTTAGGACCTAAAAAACGTGTATTTGGCACTTTTTGCACAATTTCCCCCATGAGGGAGATATTGAAGTTCATTTTttgtaaaaaggaaacaaactcagATTTTTTGACCAACCCAGCTGTTTGGGCAAGTTAGGTAATCTCTGTGCCtctatttttctcaaatataaaataaggatatGGAACTTGCTTCTTGGTGCACTGGCTGAGgctgcactttcaatgcagggggcctgggttcaatccgtggtcaggAAACCAGATCTCATGTGCCAAAACGAAGAtcctatgcagccaaataaacagcttttaaaaaatgcaaaatgaggCTCATGGTTAACTATTCCACTCAGTTACTACAAGTCATTAAACCTGTGACGTATACATTTATAACAGCACTATCAACTTAGGATTCTCTCAGTAAACACCACTGTCGGCAACCTTAGGTCTCCCCTTTATATTGATTTGCGTTTCATCATGTTTACATCATTTGAAATATGTATTAGTTTTTTTATTCTCCCACGTGAGTGTCCTCTATGAGAACAGGGACTAATGTTGAGTCTTTGTGCTCTGTCATCTGTACCTAAAACTGCACCTGGCACGTAttaaatgttcagtaaatatttcgtTGAATGGTACAATGGTTTAGTATGCTTGATTATGAAGCTTAGCTATTCGGCCATCAGGGCTTGCAGCCTGCCCACTAACTAGAAGGGAAGAGAGAATCTGGGGGGTTTGCGATGATCATTTACCCTTTCCTCCAGGTGAAGGTGCTAAAAGAGAAGATAGAAGCTGAGAAGGGTCGTGATGCTTTTCCCGTGGCTGGACAGAAACTCATCTATGCTGGCAAGATCCTGAGTGATGATGTCCCCATCAGGGACTATCGCATCGACGAGAAGAACTTCGTGGTCGTCATGGTGACCAAGGTGGGTGATGTCTGCTGTTTGGGAGGATGGGTGGATTGGCTGGGGAGCTGGCAAACAGCCTGTGCCCAAGAGAGATTAGCCATGGACAGGGCGGGGCGGAGCTGTGGAGGGATGTCGGGGCTAGATAGGGGTACTGATGCCTGCTCCCTTTTTCTGGGTGTCACAGGCCAAAACCAGCCCAGGCACCTCAGTACCCTCAGAGGCCTCACCCACTGCCACCCCGGAGTCTTCCACATCCTTCCCGTCGGCCCCTGCCTCAGGCATgtcccaccccccaccttctGCCAGAGAAGACAAAAGCCCGTCGGAGGAATCTGCCCCCACGACGTCCCCGGAGTCTGTGTCAGGGTAAGGCAGGGAGCCGCAGCCGCAGTTTGGGCCCTGTCTTCCCTGCCCCTTTCAGCTCCCACGGTCGTGGTTCCACAcacctgggggagggcaggcCGCCAGAAGCCAGGGTCCGATTTCTCTCTCTTGAATTTGCAGCTCTGTTCCCTCTTCAGGTAGCAGCGGGCGAGAGGAAGACGCGGCCTCCACGCTAGGTGGGTGGGTGGTCCCCCAATTGAAAATGGCTGGATGCCGCGGGCATCAGCTGGCCTCCTGTGGGCATGGGAGGGCTGGGAAGCTGCCCTTTCTTCTCCTCGGTGACCTGGCCTTTGCTGCTCCATCCACAGTGACGGGCTCTGAGTATGAGACAATGCTGACGGAGATCATGTCCATGGGCTACGAGCGAGAGCGGGTCGTGGCTGCCCTGAGAGCCAGCTACAACAACCCCCACCGAGCCGTGGAGTATCTGCTCACGGTGAGGTGGGGCTGCTGCCTCCTGGGGAGTTCTCAAGGGAGCATGCGGACTTTGGTGCTCTGAAGGGTGGTCAAAATCTGTCCCCCAAAACCTTTGGGTTAGGGTTCTAGCCAGGAAAGAACTCCTGCAGGAGCCGGGACGAGAGCGGTGGGGTGGGCCTGGGGGGGGCAGAGCGGAggcctcctgtgtctcccaccAGGGCTGAGTGTGCAGGAGGGGAGGCAGTGGGCAGTCTGTGCTTGGAACTAAACAGGACACCTGACAGGGAATTCCTGGGAGCCCCGAGCCAGAACATGGTTCTGTCCAGGAGAGCCAAGTTTCAGAGCAGCCGTCCACAGAAGCAGGTGAGTGATTGGGAGGTGTGCACGTGGGGTGCCTGCTGTCCTGACTCATCCCACCCACCCCGTCCTTCTGGGAGCCCAGGGGGTGTCTGACCACACCCCTTCCCCCTGCCAGCAGGAGAGAACCCCTTGGAATTTCTGCGAGACCAGCCTCATTTCCAGAACATGCGGCAGGTGATTCAGCAGAACCCTGCGCTGCTGCCAGCCCTGCTCCAGCAGCTGGGCCAGGAGAACCCCCAGCTCTTACAGGTACAggcctgggggcagagggagTCGGTGCAGGCCCCATCTCCCTTACCCTGTGGGTACCACAGCCCCCAGAGAGAGAGCCCAGCCCAGCGTGGTGGATAGGCATGACTGACACCATAGTCTCCTGCTGTTCCTTGTGACTTGACGACCTCCATGGTTTCACGTGATGCTCCCAACCACCTGTGAGGTGTAGGTGCTGTTGTCACACTCCCACAGAGGAAGGCGCCAGAGGTTTGGAGCAGCCTGGCAACTGGTGGAGTGTGTGTCTGCCTCCAGCCTCTGGGGCCTGCACTCTAACTTGGCTCCACATTTAGCTGTTGCTTCATAAACGCCCATTGGGTTGCAGGACTGCTGTGCCCTAGTTGGTTTTGACACCTGCGAGCTCAGCAAAGCTCCATCCTGCCCTTGAAGGTTCTGAGGCAGAGGAGCAGTGGCCCCTGAGTGTGACAGGGTCCTCTGGGTTCTCTGTGAAGCCTACCTCTCCTGATTCAGGCATCTGCTGCTTCTACCCCAGACATTTCAATCTCCTTTGCTGCCTCCTGCTCACCTCCTCCAGATGCTGGAAGGCCTGGGCTGCCCATCTTCATTCTTTATGTGCTGTCAATCCTGGGGCCTTtaacctgtgtatgtgtgtgtgagtcattcagttatgtcggactctttgcagtcctatggactgtagcccaccaggctcctccattcatgggattctctcaacaagaatactggagtgggttaccatgtccttctccaggggatcttcccgatccagggattgaacctgggtttctcatattgcaggcaagttctttactatctgagccaccagggaacgccCTCCCCCCCGGCCCCCCCTTAAATTTGTATGATCAGCGTGGACCCTCTGAATGCCATGTTCTCCATGACTGACTTGATGCCTCCATGAAAATGCTTTCTACATATCCAAGACCAGAACAGATTCTCCCAGTCTTCCTTAACCCTGCCAGGACCAACCTGGGCTTGCTTGAGCCCCAGGCACTGGGGGCCTGCTGGGCTTATCCCCAACCTGTCCTGTTTGCTCTGCCTCCAGAACATTCAGCCCAGCCCTGCACTCCACCTCTGTGGCTGCCACCTCATCTTCTACTGGGTCCCCAGGCGGCCACTATCCAGGCCTCTGCTTCCGCACTTTGCCTGTGGTTATTCTCCACCAGAATCCAGATTCCTGAAAAAGCACTTTTTCCTTTGATGTGAAAATTGTCAAGTGTACATAAAAATAGGGGCATATCAAAACCCCCAAGATGTGCAACACCCAGatgaattcatctttttaaaaagtacacagaTGTCTTTTCTTAGTTGATTCTCACCACCGTGGTGTCCTGTCACGCTAGAAGGCACTAGAAGAAAGCAGTTTAGACTTTGCCTCCCTCTCTGATCTCCtcttctgcttcctccttccctttcttgtttATAGTTTTGCCACATGGATTTATTTGTTTCTGGAGTTTTCCAAATACACTCCTATCCCTGggtctttgcacttgctgttgGCTCTATGTGGAAAGAAACTTTCTTCTCCATTCTGTGGATCACAGGCCCCTCCCTCCTGGCTTAAAGTGTCTTTCTCAGCCCAAGGTCTACTCTGATGTATGGCAGGGTCAGTATTTACATTGTAAATAATAGTTAACTTATTTGCTTGCTAGCTCCTCTAGGACAGGGCCCGTGTCCACCACTGTGTGGCTGTTTGGCCAGAGTAGGTACCctgtaaatgtttgctgaatgagtgaaaaGGGCTGTGATAgggacctgggggaggggggacaaAGGCTATGGATCACCcttctctcctctgtcttctaTAGCAAATCAGCCGGCACCAGGAGCAGTTCATCCAGATGTTGAATGAGCCCCCAGGGGAGCTGGTGGACATCTCAGACGTGGAGGGCGAGGTGGGCGCCATAGGTGAGGAGGCCCCACAGATGAACTACATCCAGGTGACGCCACAGGAGAAAGAAGCTATAGAGAGGGTAAGAGGCCTGGCCAA
This genomic window from Cervus canadensis isolate Bull #8, Minnesota chromosome 4, ASM1932006v1, whole genome shotgun sequence contains:
- the CALR gene encoding calreticulin — its product is MLLPVPLLLGLLGLAAADPTVYFKEQFLDGDGWTERWIESKHKPDFGKFVLSSGKFYGDQEKDKGLQTSQDARFYALSARFEPFSNKGQTLVVQFTVKHEQNIDCGGGYVKLFPAGLDQTDMHGDSEYNIMFGPDICGPGTKKVHVIFNYKGKNVLINKDIRCKDDEFTHLYTLIVRPDNTYEVKIDNSQVESGSLEDDWDFLPPKKIKDPDADKPEDWDDRAKIDDPTDSKPEDWDKPEHIPDPDAKKPEDWDEEMDGEWEPPVIQNPEYKGEWKPRQIDNPDYKGIWIHPEIDNPEYSPDSNIYAYENFAVLGLDLWQVKSGTIFDNFLITNDEAYAEEFGNETWGVTKAAEKQMKDKQDEEQRLKEEEEEKKGKEEEEADKDDDEDKDEDEEDEDEKEEEEEEDAAAGQAKDEL
- the RAD23A gene encoding UV excision repair protein RAD23 homolog A isoform X1 — encoded protein: MAVTITLKTLQQQTFKIRMEPDETVKVLKEKIEAEKGRDAFPVAGQKLIYAGKILSDDVPIRDYRIDEKNFVVVMVTKAKTSPGTSVPSEASPTATPESSTSFPSAPASGMSHPPPSAREDKSPSEESAPTTSPESVSGSVPSSGSSGREEDAASTLVTGSEYETMLTEIMSMGYERERVVAALRASYNNPHRAVEYLLTGIPGSPEPEHGSVQESQVSEQPSTEAAGENPLEFLRDQPHFQNMRQVIQQNPALLPALLQQLGQENPQLLQQISRHQEQFIQMLNEPPGELVDISDVEGEVGAIGEEAPQMNYIQVTPQEKEAIERLKALGFPESLVIQAYFACEKNENLAANFLLSQNFDDE
- the RAD23A gene encoding UV excision repair protein RAD23 homolog A isoform X2, with product MAVTITLKTLQQQTFKIRMEPDETVKVLKEKIEAEKGRDAFPVAGQKLIYAGKILSDDVPIRDYRIDEKNFVVVMVTKAKTSPGTSVPSEASPTATPESSTSFPSAPASGMSHPPPSAREDKSPSEESAPTTSPESVSGSVPSSGSSGREEDAASTLVTGSEYETMLTEIMSMGYERERVVAALRASYNNPHRAVEYLLTGIPGSPEPEHGSVQESQVSEQPSTEAGENPLEFLRDQPHFQNMRQVIQQNPALLPALLQQLGQENPQLLQQISRHQEQFIQMLNEPPGELVDISDVEGEVGAIGEEAPQMNYIQVTPQEKEAIERLKALGFPESLVIQAYFACEKNENLAANFLLSQNFDDE